A DNA window from Haloactinospora alba contains the following coding sequences:
- a CDS encoding helix-turn-helix transcriptional regulator translates to MGADPTRRDTPERMLRLLSLLQSRRVWSGNELAERLGVTERTVRRDVDRLRALDYPVVGLTGATGGYRLTPGTNLPPLLLTDDEAVAVIVGLVGATGDTLSGIEESSVRALAKIEQMLPNRLRSRLSALTAATTAVPRKHDTPPVDPAVLATLAACSRDRENVSFDYRDRRGQETTRRVEPHSLVTVHALWYLLGYDPSRDDWRTFRVDRIRAPVRTHHRNPPRELPAPDAASYLTRSFANASYLYTARMTVGLSADAVRAGVFGPIPGEVDDHGPECSTVRLSADSPELVTQYVAVIAALGAEFTIDAPSEVTRRLHHLGRRLTR, encoded by the coding sequence ATGGGCGCAGATCCAACACGCAGGGACACACCCGAACGGATGCTGCGGCTGTTGTCCCTGCTGCAGAGTCGGCGCGTATGGTCCGGAAACGAGCTCGCGGAACGGCTCGGTGTGACAGAGCGAACGGTGCGCCGCGATGTCGACCGGTTGCGCGCACTCGACTATCCGGTGGTCGGTCTGACCGGGGCCACCGGCGGGTACCGGTTGACCCCCGGGACGAACCTGCCGCCTCTGCTGTTGACCGACGACGAGGCGGTCGCCGTCATCGTCGGGTTGGTGGGCGCCACGGGTGACACCCTCTCTGGCATCGAGGAGAGCTCCGTGCGGGCACTCGCCAAGATCGAACAGATGCTCCCGAACCGCCTGCGTTCCCGGCTGTCCGCCCTCACCGCCGCCACCACCGCCGTGCCGAGAAAACACGACACACCGCCGGTGGACCCCGCCGTGCTGGCCACGCTGGCCGCATGCAGCCGTGACCGGGAGAACGTTTCCTTCGACTACCGCGACCGCCGTGGTCAGGAGACCACCCGTCGGGTCGAGCCGCACAGCCTGGTCACCGTTCACGCCCTCTGGTACCTGCTCGGCTACGACCCGAGCCGTGACGACTGGCGTACCTTCCGGGTGGACCGGATCCGCGCCCCCGTCCGCACCCACCATCGCAACCCACCACGTGAACTGCCCGCCCCGGACGCGGCCAGTTACCTCACCCGCTCGTTCGCGAACGCCTCCTACCTCTACACGGCGCGTATGACTGTCGGACTGTCCGCTGACGCCGTACGCGCCGGTGTCTTCGGTCCCATCCCCGGAGAGGTCGACGACCACGGCCCCGAGTGCTCCACCGTCCGGCTGAGTGCCGACTCGCCGGAGCTGGTGACCCAGTACGTTGCCGTGATCGCCGCTCTCGGCGCCGAGTTCACCATCGACGCCCCCAGTGAGGTCACGCGTCGGCTGCATCATCTGGGACGCAGACTCACCAGGTGA
- a CDS encoding FAD-binding oxidoreductase: MVDTTRDMLTASETLSRHVRGRVRTPGPDGGDTAGNGFQLLAPHRPTTVVEAAGPGDVGAAVGFAADHGCRVAVQATGHGRGTAMRGGVLIDTHRLCGVRVDPHRRSAWVEAGTRWQHVIDAAAPYGLAPLSGSFPGVGAVSYTLGGGVGLLARRYGFAADHVTRLEVVTATGRSLRVSAHEEPDLFWALRGGGGSFGIVTGMEISLVPVERIYGGALFFDVDRTPGVLDGWCEWTSTVPEEMTSAATVLPFPDLPTVPEPLRGRHVAQLQVSYVGSTESGKRLVEPLRGLGPVLRDTLRELPYSESATVFDEPDQPHAYRGENILLDGPDRQELSTLLQRTGPSAPAMCVVGIRHLGGALGRTPWVPNAVGHRNAAYSLGVLSPVESGNEDSVRGIHRRLLALFAPRTLGRSLNFTFGGLGADQVRSAFAPADYQRLRRIRAGVDPTGLFHVAHPIPPQESG; the protein is encoded by the coding sequence ATGGTTGACACGACACGAGACATGCTCACCGCCTCGGAAACACTGTCCCGTCACGTCCGCGGCCGTGTGAGAACACCGGGCCCGGACGGTGGCGACACGGCCGGGAACGGGTTCCAGCTGCTCGCCCCCCACCGCCCCACGACGGTCGTCGAGGCAGCCGGTCCTGGGGACGTGGGTGCCGCCGTCGGGTTCGCGGCCGACCACGGCTGCCGCGTAGCGGTGCAGGCGACCGGCCACGGCCGGGGTACCGCCATGCGGGGCGGCGTACTGATCGACACGCACCGCCTGTGCGGAGTCCGGGTGGATCCGCACAGGCGCAGCGCGTGGGTCGAGGCCGGCACACGTTGGCAGCACGTCATCGATGCCGCTGCTCCCTACGGGTTGGCGCCGCTGTCCGGAAGCTTCCCCGGCGTTGGCGCAGTGTCCTACACGTTGGGTGGAGGGGTGGGGTTGTTGGCTCGCCGGTACGGGTTCGCCGCGGACCATGTGACCCGCCTTGAGGTCGTGACCGCTACGGGGAGGTCCCTTCGGGTGAGCGCGCACGAGGAACCGGACCTGTTCTGGGCGTTGCGCGGCGGCGGGGGGAGCTTCGGCATCGTCACCGGTATGGAGATCTCCCTGGTGCCGGTGGAGCGCATCTACGGTGGCGCCCTGTTCTTCGACGTCGACCGGACGCCCGGCGTGCTGGACGGCTGGTGTGAGTGGACGAGCACGGTTCCCGAGGAGATGACCTCCGCGGCCACGGTACTGCCGTTCCCGGACCTGCCCACGGTTCCGGAGCCGTTGCGTGGCCGGCACGTGGCGCAGCTACAGGTGAGCTACGTCGGCTCCACGGAGTCAGGGAAACGACTCGTGGAGCCGCTGCGCGGACTCGGCCCGGTCCTGCGCGACACGTTGCGGGAACTTCCCTACTCCGAGTCGGCGACCGTGTTCGACGAGCCCGACCAGCCACACGCCTACCGGGGGGAGAACATACTGCTCGACGGGCCCGACCGGCAGGAGCTGTCCACGTTGCTGCAGCGGACCGGCCCCTCGGCCCCTGCCATGTGCGTGGTCGGGATCCGACACCTCGGCGGTGCGCTCGGCCGGACACCATGGGTGCCCAACGCTGTCGGCCACCGGAACGCCGCCTACTCCCTGGGCGTCCTGTCTCCGGTGGAGTCGGGGAACGAGGACAGCGTCCGCGGGATCCACCGGAGACTCCTCGCGCTGTTCGCCCCCCGCACACTCGGGCGTTCACTCAACTTCACCTTCGGTGGACTCGGCGCTGACCAGGTGCGCTCGGCGTTCGCTCCTGCTGACTACCAGCGGCTCCGCCGGATCAGGGCCGGTGTTGACCCGACCGGACTGTTCCACGTTGCCCATCCGATCCCGCCGCAGGAAAGCGGGTAG
- a CDS encoding DUF421 domain-containing protein — protein sequence MFVAELGSSWEKLGLVLVSAPVAYLALIAFSRLAGLRSFSQMTNFDLAATVAFGSMLATTAVSTEVSLVQGGLALAVLFGVQALTARVRRYKSFEWIFDNRPLLLMRGTEMLPQNIRRAKVTESDIRAKLRLAGVTHLGQVDAVVLETTGDVSVLLKDPEGRPLDPALLSTVDCGDDPSRVKAT from the coding sequence ATGTTCGTCGCGGAGTTGGGGTCGTCGTGGGAGAAACTGGGGTTGGTGCTGGTGAGTGCACCGGTCGCCTACCTGGCCCTTATCGCGTTCTCCCGGTTGGCGGGGTTGCGTTCGTTCTCCCAGATGACCAACTTCGACCTGGCGGCGACGGTGGCGTTCGGGTCGATGCTGGCGACGACGGCGGTGAGCACGGAGGTCTCCCTGGTGCAGGGTGGTCTCGCTCTGGCGGTGCTGTTCGGTGTGCAGGCTCTGACGGCCCGGGTGCGTCGCTACAAGTCGTTCGAATGGATCTTCGACAACCGTCCGCTGCTGCTGATGCGGGGAACGGAGATGCTGCCGCAGAACATTCGCCGGGCGAAGGTGACCGAGAGCGATATCCGCGCGAAACTGCGACTGGCCGGTGTCACGCATCTGGGACAGGTGGATGCCGTGGTGCTGGAAACGACGGGGGATGTGTCGGTGCTGTTGAAGGATCCGGAGGGTCGCCCGCTGGATCCGGCACTGCTGTCCACTGTCGACTGCGGAGACGACCCCTCCCGTGTTAAGGCGACGTAG
- a CDS encoding aconitate hydratase — MGNSVAHKLIVSHLVEGSMDAGTEIALAIDQTLTQDATGTLVMQELEALGLDRARTEVSVQYVDHNLLQADEKNAEDHAFLHSACRRYGLWYSKPGNGVSHPTHMQRFGVPGKTMVGSDSHTCAAGSLGMLAIGVGGLEVAMAIAGRPLRIRMPEIWGVRLTGELPDWTSAKDVILEMLRRHGVSGGVNRIVEYHGPGVESLSAMDRHVIANMGAELGATTTVFPADSAVREFLRGEGREGDFVELHADPDTVYDVTEEIDLSTVEPLIAKPSSPGNVVPVREVAGEEVSQVVIGSSANPGLRDYAIAAAMVKGRQTNNAVSFDVNPSSRQIFSDLTKSGATFDLINAGARIHQAGCLGCIGIGQAPAVGRNSLRTFPRNFPGRSGTREDAVWLCSPETAAASALTGVVTDPRDFADKVEMAHPRLDLPRDASVNTTMLVAPLPPEEAQNEELVKGPNISALPDFPPLPERIEAPVLLKVGDNISTDEISPAGARALPFRSNIPELAEFTFTQIDESYPKRARELSHGSGHIVVGGENYGQGSSREHAAIAPRYLGLRAVVAKSFARIHWQNLANFGVLALEFTQAADYERIENGDILVLENLRDSLPTGSELTVRNTTKGDQYLLRHNLSPAQTASVLAGGQIPMLARELG; from the coding sequence ATGGGGAACAGCGTCGCACACAAGCTGATCGTATCCCACCTGGTCGAGGGGAGTATGGACGCCGGGACGGAGATCGCTCTCGCCATCGACCAGACCCTTACCCAGGACGCCACCGGAACCCTCGTCATGCAAGAGCTGGAGGCGTTGGGGCTGGACCGGGCCCGAACCGAGGTCAGCGTGCAGTACGTGGACCACAACCTCCTCCAGGCAGATGAGAAGAACGCCGAGGACCACGCGTTCCTTCACTCGGCGTGCCGCCGGTACGGCCTGTGGTACTCCAAACCGGGCAACGGCGTCTCCCACCCCACGCACATGCAGCGTTTCGGCGTCCCCGGGAAAACCATGGTGGGTTCCGACTCGCACACGTGCGCCGCCGGATCTCTGGGAATGCTGGCGATCGGGGTCGGAGGCCTGGAGGTCGCCATGGCCATCGCCGGCCGCCCCCTGCGCATTCGTATGCCCGAGATCTGGGGCGTCCGTCTCACCGGCGAACTACCTGACTGGACCTCGGCCAAGGACGTCATCCTGGAGATGCTCCGGCGGCACGGCGTCTCCGGCGGAGTGAACCGCATCGTGGAGTACCACGGGCCTGGCGTGGAGAGCCTGAGCGCGATGGACCGCCACGTCATCGCGAACATGGGAGCGGAACTGGGGGCCACCACCACCGTTTTCCCGGCTGATTCGGCGGTGCGCGAGTTCCTGCGTGGTGAGGGCCGAGAGGGTGACTTCGTGGAACTGCATGCCGACCCGGACACGGTCTATGACGTGACCGAGGAGATCGACCTTTCCACTGTCGAACCACTCATCGCGAAACCCTCGTCGCCGGGCAACGTGGTTCCGGTGCGGGAAGTGGCCGGTGAGGAGGTGAGCCAGGTCGTCATCGGGTCCTCGGCGAACCCGGGGCTGCGCGACTACGCCATAGCCGCGGCCATGGTGAAGGGCCGCCAGACCAACAACGCTGTCAGTTTCGACGTCAACCCCTCGTCACGCCAGATCTTCTCCGACCTGACGAAGAGCGGGGCGACGTTCGACCTCATCAACGCTGGAGCGCGCATCCACCAGGCCGGGTGTCTCGGTTGTATCGGAATCGGTCAGGCTCCCGCGGTCGGGCGGAACTCCCTGCGTACCTTCCCGCGGAACTTCCCCGGACGTTCCGGTACGCGGGAGGACGCGGTGTGGCTGTGCTCCCCGGAGACGGCGGCCGCCTCCGCACTCACCGGCGTCGTTACCGACCCGCGCGACTTCGCCGACAAGGTCGAGATGGCCCACCCCAGGCTGGACCTGCCGCGCGACGCCAGTGTCAACACCACGATGCTGGTGGCGCCCCTCCCACCGGAGGAGGCCCAGAACGAGGAACTCGTCAAGGGCCCCAACATCTCCGCCCTTCCCGACTTCCCACCGCTTCCGGAACGGATCGAGGCGCCGGTTCTGCTCAAGGTCGGCGACAACATCTCCACCGACGAGATATCGCCGGCCGGCGCCCGCGCCCTTCCGTTCCGGTCGAACATTCCCGAACTCGCCGAGTTCACGTTCACCCAGATCGACGAGAGCTACCCGAAACGGGCGCGGGAGCTTTCGCACGGGTCGGGGCACATCGTTGTCGGAGGGGAGAACTACGGGCAGGGTTCCTCGCGGGAACACGCCGCGATAGCTCCCCGCTACCTCGGTCTGCGGGCGGTGGTGGCCAAATCGTTCGCCCGGATCCACTGGCAGAACCTGGCCAACTTCGGAGTGCTGGCGCTGGAGTTCACCCAGGCGGCGGACTACGAGCGGATCGAGAACGGCGACATCCTGGTGCTGGAGAACCTGCGGGACTCACTACCCACCGGTTCGGAACTGACGGTGCGCAACACGACGAAGGGAGATCAGTACCTGCTGCGCCACAACCTGTCCCCCGCCCAGACCGCCTCGGTTCTCGCGGGAGGGCAGATCCCCATGCTCGCGAGGGAGCTGGGTTAG
- a CDS encoding SDR family oxidoreductase, translated as MSATSVVVGGSSGIGLAIARRRTERGDHVVVTSRSAERAATAAAELPGPAHGIALDLTAPSSIAEVFAGTERVDNLVVTATERSGTTVAELDTDAALRAVNSKVVGSLELARVLHPRFSPHASVVLFGGVAKDRPTPESTVATVPTQAVSGMVATLAVQLAPHRVNAVHPGVVGDSPRWADVTDHPSIARTPIGRLVTVAEVVDATEFLLTNTGVNGQDLHVDGGTLLI; from the coding sequence ATGTCAGCTACGAGTGTCGTCGTCGGTGGCAGTTCCGGGATCGGTCTGGCTATCGCCCGCCGGCGCACCGAGCGGGGAGACCACGTTGTCGTCACCAGCCGGTCAGCCGAGCGTGCCGCCACGGCCGCTGCCGAACTGCCCGGTCCCGCCCACGGGATCGCGCTGGACCTCACCGCGCCGTCCTCGATCGCGGAGGTGTTCGCGGGAACCGAGCGAGTGGACAATCTCGTCGTCACCGCCACCGAGCGCAGCGGCACAACCGTGGCTGAGCTCGACACCGACGCCGCCCTGCGGGCCGTGAACAGCAAAGTGGTCGGCTCCCTCGAACTCGCCCGGGTACTGCATCCGCGTTTCTCACCCCACGCGTCGGTCGTCCTGTTCGGCGGGGTGGCCAAGGACCGTCCGACTCCGGAGTCCACGGTTGCCACCGTGCCCACGCAGGCCGTCAGCGGGATGGTCGCGACGTTGGCGGTGCAGCTCGCTCCTCACCGGGTCAACGCGGTCCATCCCGGAGTGGTGGGTGACAGCCCGAGATGGGCGGACGTGACGGACCACCCGAGCATCGCCCGGACGCCCATCGGGCGGCTCGTGACGGTGGCCGAGGTCGTGGACGCCACCGAGTTCCTGCTCACCAACACCGGCGTCAACGGGCAGGACCTGCACGTCGACGGTGGAACGCTGCTCATCTGA
- a CDS encoding class I SAM-dependent methyltransferase produces the protein MDNTSGAAAPVEDNRRHWDERVPINTASSFYDLDGFRAGDEDLDRFQTDELGDVTGLDLAHLQCHIGLDTLSWARRGARVSGLDFSAPAIRTATDLAREIGLDHRARFVTADANDAVEALGAGAFDIVYTGNGALMWLPDIDHWARTVAELLRPDGRLYLAEFHPLTDVLDDARGDTVTRDYFSRAARTYDSPGSYADWTAETTHNTVTEWHHSLGDVISAVAGAGLRIEFVHEHDTIPFQRYGSLVAEGARFVYPDRSRRLPLMYSLAASAPVR, from the coding sequence ATGGACAACACCAGCGGCGCTGCCGCCCCGGTCGAGGACAATCGGCGGCACTGGGACGAGCGTGTCCCGATCAACACGGCGAGCTCGTTCTACGACCTCGACGGGTTCCGCGCCGGCGACGAGGACCTCGACCGGTTCCAGACCGACGAACTCGGTGACGTTACCGGCCTTGACCTGGCCCACCTGCAGTGCCACATCGGTCTGGACACCCTGTCCTGGGCCCGCCGCGGCGCACGCGTCAGCGGCCTGGACTTCTCCGCACCGGCCATACGGACAGCGACCGACCTTGCCCGGGAGATCGGCCTGGACCACCGGGCACGGTTCGTCACCGCCGACGCCAACGATGCCGTCGAGGCTCTCGGAGCGGGGGCGTTCGACATCGTCTACACCGGCAACGGCGCGCTGATGTGGCTGCCCGACATCGACCACTGGGCCCGCACCGTGGCCGAGCTGTTGCGGCCGGACGGACGGCTCTACCTGGCGGAGTTCCACCCACTGACCGACGTCCTCGACGACGCCCGCGGTGACACCGTCACACGCGACTACTTCTCCCGCGCGGCGCGCACCTACGACTCCCCGGGCTCCTACGCCGACTGGACGGCCGAGACCACACACAACACCGTCACCGAGTGGCACCATTCGCTCGGTGACGTCATCAGTGCCGTTGCCGGTGCCGGCCTGCGTATCGAGTTCGTCCACGAGCACGACACGATCCCGTTCCAGCGCTACGGTTCCCTCGTCGCCGAGGGTGCCCGTTTTGTCTACCCCGACCGGTCCAGGCGCCTGCCGTTGATGTACTCGCTGGCGGCCTCCGCTCCCGTGAGGTAG